A single genomic interval of Cupriavidus necator N-1 harbors:
- a CDS encoding ATP-dependent helicase, with product MLAELNPAQREVVELRRHCVAVACPGAGKTKTIATKAAMLLAEPKATVGAVTFSKDAALELRERILALAGPATKKRLLAGTFHSLAYKQLGRRDGGAPDIATEGDRTGLLIQVLSDVGLDWKVEDGIAAIEAIKTNFGQVQSGSAEELLYRGYQDSLDRNGKIDFQDMLRLAVEGMQNGTIEPYPFTYLLVDEFQDTDPLQYQWIALHARAGSIVTVVGDDDQSIYGFRSALGFRGMESFIRQFDAQPVVLGNNYRCHAEILGAADRIIRNNRDRIPKELVAHKGPGGQVRFQRFPDEYAEAVAAMEHLAVALRNGQSAAILARTNRILDPVEAVCRSHGVKYYRASGKSILSRPEAALMCNLLELVQKTKSTGVDALLSFVGIGTQELRLLHSKGRASTEQRQRKELLELGLSEASTDRYRELMKRLAEWRSLCDRQFYSLVLEGAREWMMQHTDADPARRAITTTYDVLSRLNGPFSDRLEFLRRDNNEPAPDALILTTMHSSKGLEWDRVWIIRAEETVVPDEKSTESEERRLFYVAVTRAREDLRLSMAKKNPTSRFVLEAGIDVAIAT from the coding sequence ATGCTGGCTGAGCTGAATCCCGCGCAACGAGAGGTCGTGGAGCTTCGGCGACATTGCGTCGCCGTGGCCTGCCCCGGTGCAGGTAAGACTAAGACCATTGCCACCAAGGCTGCAATGCTTCTGGCGGAGCCCAAAGCTACCGTGGGCGCCGTGACGTTCAGCAAAGACGCAGCGCTCGAGCTTCGAGAGCGCATCCTCGCGCTTGCCGGACCGGCGACGAAGAAGCGGCTGCTTGCCGGTACATTCCACTCTCTCGCCTATAAGCAGCTTGGACGGCGCGACGGTGGCGCGCCAGACATAGCAACCGAGGGCGATCGTACCGGCCTGCTCATCCAGGTCCTCTCCGACGTCGGGTTGGACTGGAAGGTGGAGGACGGCATTGCAGCAATCGAAGCGATCAAGACCAACTTCGGCCAGGTACAAAGCGGCAGCGCGGAAGAACTCCTTTACCGCGGTTACCAGGATTCACTGGATCGAAATGGCAAGATTGATTTCCAGGACATGCTGCGACTCGCGGTGGAAGGCATGCAGAACGGCACCATCGAGCCCTATCCGTTCACGTACCTACTGGTCGACGAGTTTCAGGACACCGACCCCCTGCAGTACCAGTGGATTGCGTTGCATGCTCGGGCTGGCTCGATCGTGACCGTCGTTGGCGACGACGACCAGAGCATCTATGGCTTCCGCTCGGCATTGGGCTTCCGGGGAATGGAGTCGTTCATTCGCCAGTTCGATGCGCAGCCGGTGGTGCTCGGCAACAACTACCGCTGCCACGCAGAAATCCTTGGCGCGGCCGACAGGATCATCCGGAACAACCGCGACAGGATTCCGAAGGAGCTGGTTGCGCACAAGGGCCCCGGTGGGCAGGTTCGGTTCCAGCGCTTCCCTGACGAGTATGCCGAGGCAGTGGCCGCCATGGAGCACCTGGCGGTGGCGCTAAGGAATGGCCAGTCGGCGGCAATCCTTGCCCGTACCAACCGCATCCTTGACCCGGTCGAGGCCGTATGCCGTTCGCATGGCGTCAAATATTATCGGGCGTCCGGCAAGTCGATCCTGAGCCGGCCGGAGGCTGCCCTGATGTGCAATCTTCTGGAGCTGGTCCAGAAGACGAAAAGTACCGGCGTTGATGCACTGCTGTCCTTTGTCGGGATTGGAACCCAGGAACTCCGGCTCCTGCACAGCAAGGGCCGCGCGAGTACAGAACAACGCCAGAGAAAGGAGCTTCTGGAACTGGGCCTCTCGGAAGCGTCCACCGATCGCTATCGGGAACTCATGAAGCGGCTTGCGGAGTGGCGATCGCTCTGCGACAGGCAGTTCTACTCCCTGGTGCTCGAGGGGGCGCGTGAGTGGATGATGCAGCATACCGACGCGGATCCTGCCCGTCGTGCCATTACCACGACCTACGACGTGCTATCCCGACTCAACGGTCCATTCTCCGACCGGCTGGAGTTCCTGCGCCGCGACAACAATGAGCCGGCGCCGGACGCGCTGATCCTTACAACCATGCACAGCTCCAAGGGGCTGGAGTGGGATCGGGTGTGGATCATTCGGGCTGAGGAGACCGTTGTGCCCGATGAAAAAAGCACCGAATCGGAAGAGCGGCGGCTGTTCTACGTGGCGGTTACCAGAGCGCGGGAGGATCTGCGTCTATCGATGGCGAAGAAGAATCCGACCTCTCGATTTGTGTTGGAGGCAGGTATTGATGTGGCAATCGCTACATGA
- a CDS encoding type IV secretion system protein yields the protein MGYSAPLRLLLCAILVALSLVSGPATAQPSGETSNIASSLTPAAGSTGEALSSTIRELLALRDGLLDGGIAISRTTAPEAGKFAWALTVLTLVIAGFRFTAHRNPVGAWVEFIESLTVLGIFAAMYLSFDSFGTGIFKWFDQLARSMSAGNYDTGSLLAYTAGKFLDSFFKAFRVAAWYDKLDVIFSCLGLLIAFALTAAASIVYTYFVMIGQLQAAVGLAIGLIAVSLGFSEYTRKYFWAWFDFMVTASMYVVTAAIIANLVAASTGETIQKVADIGTSTAAAGWKAASLSVLVLLISFEIPKLAGSLFGTGGGVSGGAAMGLAKGAWKLGK from the coding sequence ATGGGATACTCCGCGCCGCTGCGACTTCTGCTCTGCGCCATTCTTGTCGCACTTTCCCTGGTTTCTGGGCCAGCGACGGCACAGCCGAGCGGCGAGACTTCGAACATCGCTTCAAGCCTAACGCCGGCTGCCGGTTCAACGGGAGAGGCTCTTTCTTCGACGATCAGGGAGTTGCTTGCACTGCGTGATGGGCTTCTCGACGGCGGGATCGCCATTAGCCGAACCACGGCTCCTGAAGCCGGTAAGTTCGCGTGGGCCCTCACCGTTCTCACCTTGGTGATCGCCGGCTTTCGATTCACAGCGCATCGCAATCCCGTTGGAGCGTGGGTGGAGTTCATTGAATCGCTCACCGTTCTTGGCATCTTCGCCGCGATGTACCTCAGCTTCGATAGCTTCGGCACTGGAATCTTCAAGTGGTTCGATCAGCTTGCGCGCAGCATGAGTGCAGGGAACTACGACACCGGCTCGTTGCTTGCGTACACCGCCGGCAAGTTCCTTGATTCCTTCTTCAAGGCGTTTCGGGTAGCCGCCTGGTATGACAAGCTCGACGTAATCTTCTCCTGCCTCGGGCTGCTCATCGCCTTTGCCCTGACCGCCGCCGCGTCCATCGTTTACACCTACTTCGTGATGATCGGTCAGCTCCAGGCCGCTGTTGGGCTTGCGATCGGCCTGATCGCTGTCTCCCTTGGATTCTCGGAGTACACGCGAAAATACTTCTGGGCGTGGTTCGACTTCATGGTCACCGCCTCCATGTATGTGGTTACCGCTGCGATCATCGCGAATCTGGTCGCGGCCTCAACAGGCGAAACCATCCAGAAGGTCGCCGACATTGGTACCAGCACGGCTGCCGCGGGATGGAAAGCGGCCTCACTGTCCGTCCTGGTGCTGTTGATCTCGTTTGAGATTCCAAAGCTTGCTGGCTCGCTCTTCGGTACCGGTGGCGGCGTCTCTGGCGGCGCAGCAATGGGACTGGCAAAGGGTGCGTGGAAGCTCGGAAAGTGA
- a CDS encoding protein TrbD — protein MRQHAVSRSLSLPRMLGGAVRGLAIANGTITALLCYATYTGGFWTVAGFFLLGLCVHLFLRWLTTSDPWWNLVLNVYNHYGDVYESAPWHGKFSPRFRRPYGFDSDLPC, from the coding sequence ATGCGCCAGCACGCCGTCAGCCGCTCGCTTTCTCTGCCGCGCATGCTCGGCGGCGCTGTGCGCGGGCTCGCCATCGCCAACGGAACCATCACCGCCCTGCTGTGCTATGCCACCTACACGGGCGGCTTCTGGACGGTGGCCGGGTTCTTCCTGCTTGGCCTGTGTGTCCACTTGTTCCTGCGCTGGCTCACCACCAGCGACCCATGGTGGAACCTCGTGCTGAACGTCTACAACCACTACGGCGACGTCTACGAGTCGGCCCCGTGGCACGGCAAATTCAGCCCCCGCTTTCGCCGTCCCTACGGCTTTGATAGCGATCTGCCATGCTGA
- the traD gene encoding conjugative transfer system coupling protein TraD (Members of this protein family are the putative conjugative coupling factor, TraD, as the term is used for the SXT and TOL plasmid systems.), translating into MVKYINHLRPMFEARAAAGWALALMLIATSGMPHAGYFAALCVGMLLLRGTQVWRALAFRMAISTKWLAKIRIDRLLTASATLRESDDAMYLGTGFEWTQKHCQIAHDILRMPASEIPGLPRWLPTKIARAVEARFAPPESIRDHTPQGQSWIHGMEPKKAPVPLHYKALGGHTAVGGTTGAGKTRTYEIIATQVIHNAEDVLIIIDPKNDRDLKDRVKQECERTGRKFLYWKQAAPSESIRLNPLENWSQPSEIPSRIAQLMEEGPFRDFAFLFIDRAVKGELYVGDKPNLRSILNYAQSGINSLLERCLKRFFPESGMADWEDEVNGFMQKLGQKSGATLLDGMVQLYLQRFANVGRGHESIDGLVSTFTHDRDHYMRIIASALPLLQMLATGETGLMLAPKADDFEDDREIWDIDKIIKQKAVLCVGLDSMSNSIVAKAIASMILSDIASVAGTIYNFYDKPPGVVLIIDEVAEAINEQVIQILNKGRGAGFKAFVAFQSRSDLEAKLGNAAKMLQVLANLNNQIILRLEDTDTAQWFSDKVGETGITNIVQSSTTSTGSEAHVGEFSGSVSRSRQLEKVPLIPVRLITQLPNLQYFLRVSGGAVYQGRIPIIEG; encoded by the coding sequence ATGGTCAAGTACATCAATCACCTTCGCCCAATGTTCGAGGCCCGCGCCGCCGCCGGCTGGGCGCTGGCCCTGATGCTGATCGCCACCTCAGGGATGCCGCACGCCGGCTACTTCGCCGCTCTCTGCGTTGGCATGCTTCTGCTACGTGGCACACAGGTATGGCGGGCGCTGGCCTTTCGCATGGCGATCTCGACCAAGTGGCTCGCCAAGATCCGCATCGACCGGTTGCTCACCGCGAGCGCCACGCTGCGCGAAAGCGACGATGCCATGTACCTCGGCACCGGCTTCGAATGGACGCAGAAGCACTGCCAAATCGCGCACGACATTCTGCGGATGCCGGCCTCCGAGATCCCCGGCCTGCCGCGCTGGCTGCCGACGAAGATTGCACGGGCCGTCGAAGCGCGGTTTGCGCCTCCCGAGAGCATTCGCGACCACACCCCACAAGGCCAGTCGTGGATCCACGGCATGGAGCCGAAGAAGGCACCGGTGCCCTTGCACTACAAGGCGCTGGGCGGCCATACGGCCGTGGGCGGTACCACCGGCGCGGGCAAAACCCGTACCTACGAGATCATCGCGACGCAGGTGATTCACAACGCCGAAGACGTGCTGATCATCATTGACCCCAAGAATGATCGCGACCTCAAAGATCGGGTCAAGCAGGAATGCGAGCGTACGGGGCGCAAATTCCTGTACTGGAAGCAAGCCGCGCCCTCCGAGTCGATCCGCCTGAACCCGCTGGAGAACTGGTCGCAGCCTTCGGAAATTCCGAGCCGCATCGCCCAACTGATGGAAGAAGGGCCATTCCGCGACTTCGCCTTCCTCTTCATTGACCGGGCGGTCAAGGGCGAACTGTATGTCGGCGACAAGCCCAACCTGCGCTCGATCCTGAACTATGCGCAGTCCGGCATCAACAGCCTGCTGGAGCGCTGCCTCAAGCGTTTCTTCCCCGAATCCGGCATGGCGGACTGGGAGGACGAAGTCAACGGCTTCATGCAGAAGCTCGGCCAGAAGAGCGGCGCGACGCTCCTCGACGGCATGGTGCAGCTCTACCTGCAGCGCTTCGCCAACGTCGGGCGCGGTCACGAATCGATCGACGGCCTTGTCTCGACGTTCACGCATGACCGCGATCACTACATGCGGATCATCGCCTCTGCACTGCCGCTATTGCAGATGCTGGCCACCGGCGAGACCGGCCTGATGCTCGCGCCCAAGGCCGATGACTTCGAGGATGACCGCGAGATCTGGGACATCGACAAGATCATCAAGCAGAAGGCCGTGCTGTGCGTCGGGCTCGATTCCATGTCCAACAGCATCGTCGCCAAGGCCATCGCCTCGATGATCCTGTCCGATATCGCATCGGTCGCCGGCACGATCTACAACTTCTATGACAAGCCGCCCGGTGTCGTCCTCATCATCGACGAGGTGGCCGAGGCCATCAACGAGCAGGTGATCCAGATCCTAAATAAGGGGCGCGGGGCGGGCTTCAAGGCCTTTGTTGCCTTCCAAAGCCGTTCCGATTTAGAGGCCAAACTCGGTAACGCAGCAAAAATGCTGCAGGTTTTGGCGAACCTCAACAACCAGATCATCTTACGATTGGAAGACACCGACACGGCGCAGTGGTTCTCCGACAAGGTGGGCGAAACCGGCATCACCAACATCGTCCAGTCGAGCACCACCAGCACCGGCAGTGAGGCCCACGTGGGCGAATTCAGCGGGTCGGTGTCCCGTTCCCGGCAGCTGGAGAAAGTGCCCCTGATCCCGGTGCGCCTGATTACCCAGCTCCCCAATTTGCAATATTTCCTGCGGGTTTCCGGTGGCGCTGTCTACCAGGGCCGCATCCCCATCATCGAAGGATAA
- a CDS encoding VirB4 family type IV secretion system protein codes for MLKRRPMQEIAPWMTLVTPDLVLNKDGSLLATFDFDGIDADSPNTLDVSAARDQLDQACRSFDSRVTAWWRLRHRRTRDYIGGTFPATSDARLDALNREHMTSGKYFRNSHSLALAYTPENGIDKVFERMAYHMTVGGKNFAIAAFETAKDVLLARNAFAFDLQRTEADAKRFESMLDAFTGGVTKLGLTRLSMQDSLAALHQTVNPTVPPRRVRFPVTLLDTHLTESEVISGADKLFFESAHGKRFAAVVAVKEWMGFQEAALDVLTQIDAELDICILYRFLDTHKATHYIEKIRRFYKMASFNLWSIAKQMAAKEETQNDEGREQLAAEAGDALRRLTAEGQQHGFVNISVIVYGDTEAECEDAVSEVVGAITNAGFGPIREKANLLPAWNSTLPGRWDKQRRLQFVETPAVSDIAPLRSVRPGPTRNNWLTDLSGVETPPLTYLPTRHRTAQRLDMHQPGGNGHLLVLGPIGAGKSVMLNFLVTQAGRQRARRIRFDKDRSTRIPTLLAGGKFVDVTGRFQAATQTNPLSLLTDAANFAYVTDWLVLAIEDDDFRCTPQQRTDLFQAVQILARFPRERWTLSNLCTQLHATLRERLQIWVKGGQYGHFFDHVEDAFEVSDDLSIEMGDLFTNFPRAAALFMDYAFYRISQSMGTRYTIIEVEEAGFFFTNPRFYARLETWIVTIRKLNGAIWMATQSLQQVARVADFEILKDNIANIIYLPNSQAITSKELYRDVFGLTLDQVKMITEAVPNRDYYWTTKTQSRMLQTAFSKEMVAMLRSDGYAQEVLDRHHASGLPDWQDRYVREVLTRG; via the coding sequence ATGCTGAAACGCCGCCCCATGCAGGAAATTGCACCGTGGATGACGCTGGTTACCCCCGACCTGGTGCTAAACAAGGATGGCTCGCTGCTGGCGACCTTTGACTTCGATGGCATCGACGCGGACAGCCCCAACACGCTGGACGTGTCGGCCGCCCGCGACCAGCTCGATCAGGCCTGCCGCAGCTTCGACAGCCGTGTGACCGCATGGTGGCGGCTACGCCACCGGCGCACCCGCGACTACATCGGCGGCACCTTCCCCGCCACGTCCGACGCCCGGCTCGATGCGCTCAATCGGGAGCACATGACCAGCGGCAAGTACTTCCGCAACTCGCATTCGCTCGCGCTTGCCTACACGCCGGAGAACGGCATCGACAAGGTGTTCGAGCGCATGGCCTATCACATGACGGTCGGTGGCAAGAACTTCGCCATCGCCGCCTTCGAAACCGCCAAGGACGTGCTGCTGGCCCGCAATGCCTTCGCCTTCGACTTGCAGCGCACCGAGGCCGACGCCAAGCGCTTCGAGTCGATGCTGGACGCCTTCACGGGTGGTGTCACCAAGCTCGGCCTTACTCGCCTGTCGATGCAGGACAGCCTGGCGGCGCTGCACCAAACGGTCAATCCGACCGTGCCGCCACGCCGCGTCCGCTTTCCCGTCACGCTGCTGGATACGCATCTCACCGAGTCGGAAGTGATCAGCGGCGCCGACAAGCTGTTCTTCGAATCAGCCCACGGCAAACGCTTCGCCGCCGTGGTGGCCGTCAAGGAATGGATGGGTTTTCAGGAAGCCGCGCTCGACGTGCTCACGCAGATCGACGCGGAACTGGACATCTGCATCCTCTATCGGTTCCTCGACACTCACAAGGCCACCCACTACATCGAGAAGATCCGCCGTTTCTACAAGATGGCGAGCTTCAACCTCTGGTCGATCGCCAAGCAGATGGCGGCCAAGGAGGAGACGCAGAACGACGAAGGCCGCGAGCAACTGGCAGCCGAAGCAGGCGACGCGCTGCGCCGCCTGACCGCCGAGGGGCAGCAGCACGGCTTCGTCAATATTTCGGTGATCGTCTACGGCGACACCGAGGCCGAATGCGAGGATGCCGTGAGCGAGGTGGTGGGTGCCATCACCAATGCGGGTTTCGGCCCGATCCGGGAGAAGGCCAACCTGCTGCCGGCCTGGAACAGCACCCTGCCCGGCCGTTGGGACAAGCAGCGCCGCCTCCAGTTCGTCGAGACGCCGGCGGTGTCCGACATTGCCCCGCTGCGCTCGGTGCGCCCCGGGCCGACCCGCAACAACTGGCTTACCGACCTGTCGGGCGTCGAGACGCCGCCGCTCACATACCTGCCGACCCGCCACCGCACCGCGCAGCGCCTGGACATGCACCAGCCGGGCGGCAATGGCCACCTGCTGGTGCTCGGCCCCATCGGGGCCGGCAAGTCGGTCATGCTCAACTTCCTTGTCACGCAGGCGGGCCGCCAGAGGGCGCGTCGCATCCGCTTCGACAAGGACCGCTCGACCCGAATCCCTACGCTGCTCGCCGGTGGCAAGTTTGTCGATGTGACCGGGCGCTTCCAGGCGGCCACGCAGACCAATCCGCTGTCCTTGCTCACGGATGCCGCCAACTTCGCGTACGTCACGGACTGGTTGGTGCTAGCGATCGAGGACGATGACTTCCGTTGCACGCCGCAGCAGCGCACCGACCTCTTTCAGGCCGTGCAGATCCTCGCGCGCTTTCCGCGCGAGCGCTGGACGCTGTCCAACCTCTGCACGCAACTGCACGCCACGTTGCGTGAGCGCCTGCAAATTTGGGTGAAGGGCGGGCAATACGGCCACTTCTTCGACCACGTCGAGGATGCCTTCGAGGTAAGCGACGACCTGTCGATCGAGATGGGCGACCTGTTCACCAATTTCCCGCGCGCTGCGGCCCTCTTCATGGACTATGCGTTCTACCGCATCAGCCAGTCGATGGGAACCCGCTACACGATCATCGAGGTGGAGGAAGCTGGCTTTTTCTTTACCAACCCGCGCTTCTACGCCCGACTGGAGACGTGGATCGTGACGATCCGAAAGCTCAACGGCGCGATCTGGATGGCGACGCAGTCGCTCCAGCAGGTGGCGCGCGTGGCGGACTTCGAGATCCTCAAGGACAACATCGCCAACATCATCTACCTGCCAAACAGCCAAGCCATTACGAGCAAGGAGCTGTACCGCGATGTGTTCGGCCTCACGCTCGACCAGGTGAAGATGATTACCGAGGCGGTACCCAACCGCGACTACTACTGGACCACCAAAACCCAGAGCCGAATGCTGCAGACGGCGTTCAGCAAGGAAATGGTCGCGATGCTGCGCTCCGACGGCTATGCGCAGGAAGTGCTCGACCGCCACCACGCCTCCGGGCTACCGGACTGGCAAGACCGCTACGTGCGCGAAGTGCTGACGCGCGGCTAA
- a CDS encoding TraI domain-containing protein produces the protein MNQHLPQDASTLLASHEQRIALIRQYANEANPADFDAKWLVVLRACASWFSTMPLQPDQHSEPGGAFRATVEVAYFAMRLSGGQKFAADQPSERRRRLEPQYLYALFLAACCSWLDEPCRHFHIVREDTGEQWLPAAHGAFHTWLAGNAYRVIRLEAPLPVERMRSALLARSILGAESLSWLDGPVLSELFGAINPAPMPTGFEAQLHKIVRQAVAAARDYEQKARRAVFAPDTTVPPSAEQLAAAATPGVPAVSDTRSPAGRVPEPVAPTPSAAAAAAALFQAPVAPAEPVVATALAPHAETATPLAPPTPAPAAIDAAAIGRARRDAPDPFMALLGGSRMMSEFFRALAQDVTAGKIKVVWAEKGLVLPKKMLGNYGIASDTLIENLRKLSLLYAMQGTDLILAERIGTLILPRPNTLA, from the coding sequence ATGAATCAGCACCTTCCGCAAGATGCGTCCACTCTGCTGGCGTCCCACGAGCAGCGCATTGCTCTGATTCGCCAGTATGCCAACGAGGCCAACCCTGCTGACTTTGATGCGAAATGGCTAGTCGTGTTGCGCGCCTGTGCAAGCTGGTTCTCCACCATGCCGCTACAGCCGGACCAGCACTCTGAGCCGGGTGGCGCGTTCCGCGCAACAGTCGAAGTGGCCTATTTTGCAATGCGCCTCTCTGGCGGCCAGAAATTCGCCGCAGACCAGCCGTCGGAGCGCCGCCGGCGCTTGGAGCCCCAGTATCTGTATGCGCTGTTTCTGGCCGCGTGCTGTTCGTGGCTCGACGAACCCTGCCGGCATTTCCACATCGTGCGGGAGGATACGGGCGAGCAGTGGCTGCCGGCCGCGCACGGCGCCTTTCATACCTGGCTCGCGGGTAATGCCTACCGCGTGATCCGGCTGGAGGCGCCGCTGCCAGTGGAGCGCATGCGCAGCGCCCTGCTGGCGCGCTCGATCCTTGGCGCCGAATCGCTGTCGTGGCTGGACGGCCCGGTGTTGTCGGAGCTGTTCGGCGCGATCAATCCTGCCCCAATGCCCACCGGCTTCGAAGCACAACTGCACAAGATCGTGCGTCAGGCGGTTGCCGCGGCCCGCGACTACGAACAGAAGGCGCGGCGCGCGGTGTTCGCCCCGGATACCACCGTGCCGCCCTCGGCCGAACAGCTTGCTGCGGCGGCGACCCCAGGTGTACCGGCGGTCAGCGACACGCGCAGCCCGGCCGGGCGGGTGCCTGAGCCGGTCGCACCGACACCCAGCGCGGCCGCAGCTGCAGCGGCGCTTTTCCAGGCCCCCGTCGCCCCGGCCGAACCTGTTGTGGCCACGGCTCTCGCCCCTCATGCGGAGACTGCGACGCCACTGGCGCCGCCTACCCCCGCACCCGCGGCCATCGATGCCGCCGCCATTGGCCGGGCACGCCGGGACGCGCCGGATCCATTCATGGCGCTGCTGGGCGGCTCGCGCATGATGAGCGAGTTCTTCCGCGCGCTCGCCCAGGACGTAACCGCCGGCAAGATCAAGGTGGTGTGGGCCGAGAAGGGGCTCGTGCTGCCCAAGAAGATGCTTGGCAACTATGGCATCGCCAGCGACACGCTGATCGAGAACCTGCGCAAGCTCTCGCTCCTGTACGCCATGCAGGGCACTGACCTGATCCTGGCGGAGCGTATTGGCACGCTGATCCTGCCCCGCCCGAACACCCTGGCCTGA
- a CDS encoding DUF4400 domain-containing protein translates to MSNSRFVSHLRLWLIVTPVLLATLAPMLPDDGHFEVDGAEQASVESLFGEARAEDIASRANARFGAWFADSGAIRRSYSGSANQSLISDGGAAGVAASWMRHFWMEMYRSIYRATVAGNWAWGALFFAVAMLNDGAVQRRIRAAAAGVASPVGFHLAAHGLLIALGVSASALLLPFSLPASVWTVATACVGVLAWRLAASFHVNR, encoded by the coding sequence ATGAGCAACAGTCGTTTCGTATCGCACCTGCGTCTGTGGCTGATTGTCACGCCTGTCCTGTTGGCGACGCTCGCTCCCATGCTGCCTGACGACGGGCATTTCGAAGTCGACGGCGCCGAACAGGCCTCTGTCGAGTCCCTGTTCGGGGAGGCTCGGGCCGAAGACATTGCCAGCCGTGCCAATGCGCGCTTCGGCGCCTGGTTCGCTGACTCGGGTGCAATCCGCCGCTCCTATTCTGGCTCAGCCAACCAAAGCTTGATCAGCGACGGCGGCGCGGCCGGGGTTGCCGCAAGCTGGATGCGGCATTTCTGGATGGAGATGTACCGCAGCATCTACCGCGCCACGGTCGCCGGCAACTGGGCATGGGGTGCGCTCTTCTTTGCTGTTGCCATGCTCAACGACGGCGCCGTGCAGCGGCGCATCCGCGCGGCCGCCGCAGGGGTCGCAAGTCCCGTTGGCTTTCACCTCGCAGCGCACGGCCTGCTCATTGCGCTCGGCGTGAGCGCGTCGGCTCTGCTATTGCCATTCTCGCTGCCCGCCTCCGTCTGGACGGTCGCCACCGCTTGCGTGGGCGTGCTGGCCTGGCGTCTGGCTGCCTCGTTCCATGTGAATCGGTAG
- a CDS encoding conjugal transfer protein TrbJ — protein MNKVLAGVLASAALTASSLAHASGWPVFDAANFIKNTMTAAQALKTEIYENTNIVYQNKMMLNQLQQAVGLDSVAMATQAMGIQEDFQKHQRYGQAMQELYGSLANNADFLSNVQGLVASSGKTPDQWFRDQRTLLETGDKTAKRLFGLGQDVTKNNEKLAQRRRDLQQDLNMNQTAQATAQLTNQMLDVMAGQNADLLQLIGAKTQADAVKDQKVNADTAEKTAAAEQLARQQADELQKLRQQVFSRGTLSGK, from the coding sequence ATGAACAAAGTGCTTGCAGGCGTGCTGGCTTCGGCAGCTTTGACCGCCTCATCGCTGGCCCATGCCAGCGGCTGGCCGGTATTCGACGCGGCCAACTTCATCAAGAACACAATGACCGCCGCCCAGGCGCTCAAGACCGAGATCTACGAGAACACGAACATCGTCTACCAGAACAAGATGATGCTCAATCAGCTCCAGCAAGCGGTGGGGCTGGATTCCGTCGCCATGGCCACGCAAGCGATGGGCATCCAGGAGGACTTCCAAAAGCACCAGCGCTACGGACAAGCGATGCAGGAGCTGTACGGTAGCCTCGCCAATAACGCCGACTTTCTCTCAAACGTACAGGGTCTGGTGGCGTCATCGGGCAAGACACCCGACCAGTGGTTCCGCGACCAGCGTACCTTGCTCGAAACCGGCGACAAGACTGCCAAGCGGCTATTCGGGTTAGGCCAGGACGTGACCAAGAACAACGAAAAGCTCGCTCAACGCCGCCGCGATCTGCAGCAGGATTTGAACATGAACCAAACCGCGCAGGCCACCGCCCAGCTCACCAACCAGATGCTGGACGTGATGGCCGGACAGAACGCCGACCTCTTGCAACTGATCGGTGCGAAGACCCAGGCGGACGCGGTGAAAGACCAGAAGGTGAACGCGGATACCGCCGAGAAGACTGCAGCGGCTGAGCAGCTCGCTCGACAGCAGGCAGACGAGCTTCAGAAGCTGCGCCAACAGGTCTTCAGCCGCGGCACCTTGTCGGGGAAGTGA